From the genome of Chelonia mydas isolate rCheMyd1 chromosome 2, rCheMyd1.pri.v2, whole genome shotgun sequence, one region includes:
- the LOC119565480 gene encoding Sjoegren syndrome nuclear autoantigen 1 homolog, translating into MMTQQGAVLQGYNNELVKCVEDLCMQREELNKQIQQAEVEKNKLQHEIRILSKQLESVCENLAQKTASRNELDKILAETETAYMKILDSSRMLLNVLKKEVGNLNKAAELKSHVT; encoded by the coding sequence atgatgactcagcaggGAGCTGTTCTGCAGGGTTACAATAATGAGCTGGTGAAATGCGTTGAAGACTTATGCATGCAAAGGGAAGAACTGAACAAGCAGATTCAGCAAGCGGAAGTGGAAAAGAATAAACTCCAGCATGAAATTCGAATCCTGTCTAAGCAACTGGAGAGTGTCTGTGAAAACTTGGCCCAGAAGACAGCCTCACGGAACGAGCTTGATAAAATCCTTGCTGAAACTGAAACTGCTTATATGAAGATTTTGGATAGTTCTAGAATGCTGCTAAATGTCCTGAAGAAGGAAGTGGGGAATTTAAACAAAGCTGCGGAGCTGAAAAGCCACGTGACCTGA